The following coding sequences are from one Pseudonocardia sp. EC080619-01 window:
- a CDS encoding anti-sigma factor, translating into MSEQTVGWALHALEPDEELEVIEHLAGCAECRRVAADVAGVTTGLATALPQYEPPRGLRDAIMEEARRTPQAGRGHGERVVPGDRIGSGPAGPEYVVPSPGRRPAPALVPPRQSPSSRPEPARGGAERPAAGPGRRRARRGPSGRTGRALLATAAIVAVLVGGGVLAGQIQALRSERDASIAQAQQMEDVLGALAKPGTTHAFLASPTDPSAAPMAAVIVQDGRPEVMPMALAPNQVDDQTYVLWGLNGDANPQAVGTFDVRTGINSPMSVASPGSGTYEQYAVSLERGRVAPPAPSAVVAAGRVET; encoded by the coding sequence ATGAGTGAACAGACGGTCGGCTGGGCGCTGCACGCTCTCGAGCCCGACGAGGAGCTCGAGGTGATCGAGCATCTGGCCGGATGCGCGGAGTGCCGGCGGGTCGCCGCCGATGTGGCGGGTGTCACGACGGGCCTCGCCACCGCGCTCCCGCAGTACGAGCCCCCGCGCGGCCTCCGTGACGCGATCATGGAGGAGGCACGACGCACCCCCCAGGCGGGGCGCGGCCACGGCGAGCGTGTGGTGCCGGGGGACCGGATCGGCAGCGGGCCCGCCGGACCCGAGTACGTCGTGCCGTCCCCCGGGCGCCGACCGGCACCCGCACTCGTGCCGCCGAGGCAGTCGCCGTCGTCGCGCCCGGAGCCGGCGCGTGGGGGAGCGGAGCGTCCCGCGGCCGGCCCCGGCCGCCGTCGCGCGCGTCGTGGACCGTCCGGTCGTACGGGCCGGGCGCTGCTCGCCACCGCCGCGATCGTGGCCGTCCTCGTCGGGGGCGGGGTGCTCGCCGGGCAGATCCAGGCGCTGCGTTCCGAGCGGGACGCGAGCATCGCGCAGGCCCAGCAGATGGAGGACGTCCTCGGGGCGCTCGCCAAGCCGGGCACGACGCACGCGTTCCTCGCGTCCCCGACCGACCCGTCCGCGGCGCCGATGGCCGCGGTGATCGTGCAGGACGGCAGGCCCGAGGTCATGCCGATGGCACTGGCGCCGAACCAGGTCGACGACCAGACCTACGTCCTCTGGGGTCTGAACGGTGACGCGAACCCGCAGGCCGTCGGAACGTTCGACGTCCGTACGGGAATCAACAGCCCGATGTCAGTAGCATCGCCCGGGAGCGGGACGTACGAGCAGTACGCGGTCTCGCTCGAGCGCGGGCGGGTCGCTCCGCCCGCGCCGTCGGCAGTAGTCGCGGCTGGGCGGGTGGAGACCTGA
- a CDS encoding TIGR02611 family protein, translated as MTGQRPRRRRYTGLRTWFRKTKVRYRIFRAGVARNPVLDMTYRITAGVLGTAIVVIGIIALPAPGPGWAIIFLGLGVLAAEFHWAKRLLHWVRVRYDAWVAWMGRQTRVVQVLVMTAILGVVALCAWAVGVFETVGGWVGIEWAWLKSPLMPLLQPPPPPVEIPGSTMVTPSQ; from the coding sequence GTGACGGGGCAGCGACCCCGCCGCCGTCGCTACACCGGGCTCCGGACGTGGTTCCGGAAGACCAAGGTCCGCTACCGGATCTTCCGGGCCGGTGTGGCGCGGAACCCGGTCCTGGACATGACCTACCGGATCACGGCGGGCGTGCTAGGCACGGCCATCGTCGTGATCGGGATCATCGCGCTCCCGGCCCCCGGGCCGGGCTGGGCGATCATCTTCCTCGGGCTGGGGGTGCTGGCCGCCGAGTTCCACTGGGCCAAGCGGCTGCTGCACTGGGTCCGGGTCCGGTACGACGCCTGGGTGGCCTGGATGGGCCGCCAGACCCGGGTGGTCCAGGTGCTGGTGATGACGGCGATCCTGGGCGTCGTCGCGCTGTGCGCCTGGGCGGTGGGGGTCTTCGAGACCGTCGGCGGGTGGGTCGGGATCGAGTGGGCCTGGCTGAAGTCCCCGCTCATGCCGCTGCTCCAGCCGCCGCCCCCGCCGGTCGAGATCCCGGGGTCGACGATGGTCACGCCGTCGCAGTGA
- a CDS encoding DUF4288 domain-containing protein, producing MAPDALFVAVLLFESTSSAPSCRPLYREDVLMLRAPSLDGAQGLAERHGHDAETSFTNHAGETVSDRLVRVVDVAPALSDDFTTTVVDVYSRHFRDIAAYRRFDPLCDGEQL from the coding sequence ATGGCTCCTGACGCGCTGTTCGTCGCTGTCCTCCTGTTCGAGTCGACATCGTCGGCGCCGAGCTGTCGACCGCTCTACCGCGAGGACGTCCTCATGCTGCGCGCGCCGTCACTGGACGGCGCCCAGGGCCTTGCCGAACGACACGGGCACGACGCCGAGACCTCCTTCACGAACCACGCTGGGGAGACGGTCAGTGATCGCCTGGTGCGCGTCGTCGATGTCGCCCCGGCTCTGAGCGACGACTTCACGACGACAGTCGTCGACGTGTACAGCCGCCACTTCCGCGACATCGCGGCGTACCGGCGGTTCGACCCCTTGTGCGACGGCGAGCAGCTCTGA
- a CDS encoding pyridoxamine 5'-phosphate oxidase family protein, translated as MFETPDELRSLQVLLDKSLAASSDHLKSIVRPGESTLDAEQVVHACQGMCTLAIATVTRRGEPRISGADGHFLHGRWIMGTHRQAAKARHLAARPGISATFMRGEQLGIFTHGHAIPLNPEGTSSDPTWPDVRDYLVDHYDDDGDNPFWDENVWYRIDPTWMVAYSVDPLGLLTPRPSD; from the coding sequence ATGTTCGAAACTCCGGACGAGCTTCGCAGCCTCCAGGTCCTGCTCGACAAGTCGCTTGCCGCGTCCAGCGACCACCTGAAGTCGATCGTTCGGCCAGGTGAGAGCACCTTGGACGCCGAGCAGGTCGTCCACGCCTGCCAGGGCATGTGCACACTGGCCATCGCCACAGTCACCCGGCGCGGCGAGCCACGCATCAGCGGCGCCGACGGGCACTTCCTGCACGGCCGCTGGATCATGGGTACCCACCGCCAGGCCGCGAAAGCCCGCCATCTCGCAGCGCGGCCCGGCATCAGCGCGACCTTCATGCGCGGCGAGCAGCTCGGCATCTTCACGCACGGACACGCCATTCCGTTGAACCCCGAGGGGACGAGCAGCGACCCGACTTGGCCGGACGTCCGCGACTACCTCGTCGACCACTACGACGACGATGGCGACAACCCGTTCTGGGACGAGAACGTCTGGTATCGCATCGACCCCACCTGGATGGTCGCCTACAGCGTCGACCCCCTCGGCCTGCTCACCCCACGACCATCGGACTGA
- a CDS encoding M20 family metallopeptidase → MTAPPTAPDRLRRDVEGRIRAAGTDLVALSHRIHAHPELAFSEIRASTWVAEALAGAGFAVEHGCHGLPTAVRATIGTGPVHVGICAEYDALPGIGHACGHNVIAAAAVGAGLGLARVADDLGLTVTVLGTPAEEGGGGKVLMLERGAFDGLDAAMMVHPAAVEMAAMPGSAVSVFDVTYRGVPAHAGAYPERGINAADAMTVAQVAIGLLRQQTTGTDRIQGVVTEAGTAANVIPDLGRGRWIVRTGTVDELGPLTRRVQRCFEAGALATGCDLELVPACPDYADLRPDPGLLARYRANAEALGRTFPDPPSGGVVGAATDMGNVSHVVPTIHPMLGLDCAPAVNHQPEFTAAAISPAADRAVLDGAIAMAWTAADLAAGKPGA, encoded by the coding sequence GTGACCGCGCCGCCGACCGCCCCCGACCGGCTGCGGCGCGACGTCGAGGGGCGGATCCGGGCGGCCGGCACCGACCTGGTGGCGCTGTCACACCGGATCCACGCGCACCCCGAGCTCGCGTTCTCCGAGATCCGCGCCAGCACGTGGGTGGCCGAAGCGCTGGCCGGGGCCGGCTTCGCCGTCGAGCACGGGTGCCACGGCCTGCCGACCGCGGTGCGCGCGACGATCGGGACCGGCCCGGTGCACGTCGGGATCTGCGCGGAGTACGACGCGCTGCCCGGCATCGGGCACGCCTGCGGGCACAACGTCATCGCCGCCGCGGCCGTCGGCGCCGGGCTCGGGCTGGCGCGGGTCGCCGACGACCTCGGGCTGACGGTGACCGTTCTCGGCACACCCGCCGAGGAGGGCGGCGGCGGCAAGGTGCTGATGCTGGAGCGCGGGGCCTTCGACGGCCTCGACGCCGCCATGATGGTGCACCCCGCAGCCGTCGAGATGGCGGCGATGCCCGGCTCGGCGGTCTCCGTGTTCGACGTGACTTACCGGGGCGTCCCCGCGCACGCGGGTGCCTATCCGGAGCGCGGGATCAACGCCGCGGACGCGATGACCGTCGCCCAGGTCGCGATCGGGCTGCTCCGCCAGCAGACCACCGGCACCGACCGGATCCAGGGCGTGGTCACCGAGGCCGGGACCGCCGCCAACGTGATCCCCGACCTCGGCCGCGGCCGATGGATCGTCCGGACCGGGACCGTCGACGAGCTGGGACCGCTGACCCGGCGGGTGCAACGCTGCTTCGAGGCCGGCGCCCTGGCGACCGGCTGCGATCTCGAACTCGTCCCGGCCTGCCCCGACTACGCCGACCTGCGCCCCGACCCCGGGCTGCTGGCCCGTTACCGGGCCAACGCCGAAGCGCTCGGCCGCACGTTCCCGGACCCACCCTCGGGAGGTGTCGTGGGGGCGGCCACCGACATGGGCAACGTCTCGCACGTCGTGCCGACGATCCACCCGATGCTCGGGCTGGACTGCGCCCCCGCGGTGAACCACCAGCCCGAGTTCACCGCGGCCGCCATCAGCCCGGCGGCCGACCGCGCGGTCCTCGACGGCGCGATCGCGATGGCCTGGACCGCCGCCGACCTGGCCGCCGGGAAGCCCGGAGCATGA
- a CDS encoding aldehyde dehydrogenase, whose product MRTLQNHVGGHWTASAADGTGDLVDPATDELVARWPVGCAEDVDRAVTAAAAARPAWSALSLDERLAHLERVADTVAAHTDELAELQCREMGKPVGLGATFIANGVAALRGSLADARSYTFDTTTTHPNGSSTRVLRHPLGVAAVITPWNFPVLNVLIAIGPLLAAGNTVVLKPSERSPLSSTRLVELLDLPDGVLVLVHGDVRAGGPLAGHPGVGLVRFTGSVAAGRAVGASSGHSLHRSVLELGGKDPVIVDAGVDPVATAQAVAFGAFVNTGQICTSMERIYVHRDVATAFVTALCEAAAGYTTGDGRDEKTVLGPLVDRRQREIVHRHVTDAVDRGATVLVGGAVPPGPSSFYPATVLTGVDESMLVMTEETFGPVAPVRIVDSWEEGIARAGDSPFGLACTVYTSDPAHIASAGSVPAAVTWVNQWQGGGPGRVYEPSGDSGMGATGSHAAFDAATRPATVHVGAP is encoded by the coding sequence GTGCGCACGCTGCAGAACCACGTCGGGGGCCACTGGACGGCATCGGCCGCCGACGGGACCGGTGACCTGGTCGACCCGGCCACCGACGAGCTCGTGGCCCGGTGGCCGGTGGGCTGCGCCGAGGACGTCGACCGCGCGGTGACGGCCGCCGCCGCGGCCCGGCCGGCGTGGTCCGCGCTGTCGCTCGACGAGCGCCTCGCACACCTGGAGCGGGTCGCCGACACCGTTGCCGCACACACGGACGAGCTCGCCGAGCTGCAGTGCCGGGAGATGGGCAAGCCGGTCGGGCTGGGCGCGACCTTCATCGCGAACGGCGTCGCCGCGCTGCGCGGCTCACTGGCCGACGCCCGCAGCTACACGTTCGACACCACGACCACGCATCCGAACGGGAGCTCCACCCGCGTTCTGCGCCACCCGCTGGGCGTCGCCGCGGTGATCACGCCGTGGAACTTCCCGGTGCTCAACGTGCTGATCGCGATCGGACCGCTGCTGGCGGCGGGCAACACGGTCGTCCTCAAGCCGTCCGAGCGCTCCCCGCTGTCCAGCACGCGGCTGGTCGAGCTGCTCGACCTGCCCGACGGCGTGCTCGTCCTGGTGCACGGCGACGTCCGCGCGGGCGGTCCGCTCGCCGGGCACCCGGGGGTCGGCCTGGTCCGGTTCACCGGCTCGGTCGCGGCCGGGCGCGCCGTCGGCGCGAGCTCCGGGCACAGCCTGCACCGGTCCGTGCTGGAGCTCGGCGGCAAGGACCCGGTGATCGTCGACGCCGGCGTCGACCCGGTCGCGACCGCGCAGGCCGTCGCGTTCGGGGCGTTCGTCAACACCGGACAGATCTGCACGTCGATGGAACGCATCTACGTGCACCGCGACGTCGCGACGGCGTTCGTGACCGCACTCTGCGAGGCCGCGGCCGGCTACACCACCGGCGACGGCCGCGACGAGAAGACGGTGCTCGGCCCGCTCGTCGACCGGCGTCAGCGGGAGATCGTGCACCGCCACGTCACCGACGCCGTCGACCGCGGGGCGACCGTGCTCGTCGGCGGGGCCGTCCCGCCCGGGCCGAGCAGCTTCTACCCCGCCACGGTGCTCACCGGCGTCGACGAGTCGATGCTCGTCATGACCGAGGAGACGTTCGGCCCGGTCGCGCCGGTCCGGATCGTCGACTCCTGGGAGGAGGGCATCGCACGGGCCGGCGACTCGCCGTTCGGCCTGGCGTGCACCGTCTACACCTCGGATCCCGCCCACATCGCGTCGGCCGGGTCCGTGCCGGCCGCGGTGACCTGGGTGAACCAGTGGCAGGGCGGCGGACCGGGCCGGGTCTACGAGCCGTCCGGGGACAGCGGGATGGGCGCGACCGGATCGCACGCCGCCTTCGACGCCGCGACCCGCCCGGCGACGGTGCACGTGGGCGCGCCGTGA
- a CDS encoding GMC family oxidoreductase, whose protein sequence is MTRNGWDVIVVGAGSSGAVLASRLSEQGRRVLLLEAGPDFRSAEMAEVWRSPNPVRALIDPAASAPLVWSGLLATRTDKQEPALYWRGRGTGGSSSINGQIAIRPPMEDFTDWVRQGCTGWSPDDVLPYFARSEDDEQFGAEPYHGLGGPTPIHRMARADWGSVDTALHAAALAAGHAPAEDVNAPGASGVSPYPINSRHGRRVTVNDGYLEPVRGSGALTVRGDALVDRVLIEHGRARGVRYLADGVPVEERADVVVLSAGAVHSPAVLMRSGVGPAGALRGLGIDVVADLPVGAGLQDHPMVGVAIPLNEASAIRTADDRHTNVCVRYTSDAQDALPLDMMFVSLNQNVLSMESADVRFGAGGFGVWVNQAHSRGSVTLNSADPTAHPEVREAMLSDERDLSRLRSGLRALVTMARGDDVAAISDGPVDRVNGRLLSILDDDAQLDDHLLATAADAQHATSTCRMGDPASGDTVVDPGCRVLGVDGLHVVDASIFPSVPRANTNLAAIMAGELMADRLGRS, encoded by the coding sequence GTGACCAGGAACGGCTGGGACGTCATCGTGGTGGGGGCCGGTTCGTCCGGCGCCGTCCTCGCGAGCCGCCTCTCCGAGCAGGGACGACGCGTCCTGCTCCTCGAGGCCGGCCCCGACTTCCGCTCGGCGGAGATGGCGGAGGTCTGGCGCTCCCCGAACCCGGTGCGCGCACTGATCGACCCGGCGGCGAGCGCGCCGCTGGTGTGGTCGGGCCTGCTCGCGACCCGGACCGACAAGCAGGAGCCCGCTCTCTACTGGCGGGGCCGCGGCACCGGCGGCAGCTCCTCGATCAACGGGCAGATCGCCATCCGGCCGCCGATGGAGGACTTCACGGACTGGGTCCGGCAGGGGTGCACCGGCTGGTCCCCGGACGACGTGCTGCCCTACTTCGCCCGGTCCGAGGACGACGAGCAGTTCGGCGCCGAGCCGTACCACGGCCTCGGTGGGCCGACCCCGATCCACCGGATGGCCCGCGCGGACTGGGGGTCGGTCGACACCGCGCTGCACGCGGCCGCGCTGGCAGCGGGCCACGCCCCGGCCGAGGACGTCAACGCGCCGGGCGCGAGCGGTGTCTCGCCCTACCCGATCAACTCCCGGCACGGTCGCCGCGTCACCGTCAACGACGGCTACCTGGAGCCGGTGCGCGGGTCCGGTGCCCTCACCGTCCGGGGCGACGCCCTCGTCGACCGCGTGCTGATCGAGCACGGCCGTGCACGGGGTGTCCGGTACCTCGCCGACGGCGTCCCGGTCGAGGAGCGGGCGGATGTCGTCGTGCTGAGCGCCGGTGCGGTGCACTCCCCCGCGGTGCTGATGCGCTCCGGCGTCGGCCCGGCCGGTGCGCTGCGCGGACTCGGGATCGACGTCGTCGCCGACCTCCCGGTCGGCGCCGGCCTGCAGGACCACCCGATGGTCGGGGTGGCCATCCCGCTGAACGAGGCCTCGGCGATCCGCACCGCCGACGACCGGCACACCAACGTCTGCGTGCGCTACACGAGCGACGCGCAGGACGCGCTGCCGCTGGACATGATGTTCGTGTCGCTCAACCAGAACGTCCTGTCGATGGAGAGCGCCGACGTCCGGTTCGGTGCGGGCGGTTTCGGGGTCTGGGTCAACCAGGCCCACTCCCGCGGCTCGGTCACCCTGAACTCGGCGGACCCCACCGCCCATCCCGAGGTCCGGGAGGCGATGCTCTCCGACGAGCGCGACCTCTCCCGGTTGCGCTCCGGGTTGCGCGCACTGGTCACGATGGCCCGCGGCGACGACGTCGCCGCCATCTCGGACGGACCGGTCGACCGGGTGAACGGCCGGCTGCTCTCGATCCTGGACGACGACGCGCAGCTCGACGACCACCTCCTGGCCACGGCCGCCGACGCCCAGCACGCCACCAGCACCTGCCGGATGGGTGACCCGGCGAGCGGGGACACCGTCGTCGACCCGGGCTGCCGGGTGCTCGGCGTCGACGGGCTGCACGTCGTCGACGCCTCGATCTTCCCGTCCGTCCCGCGGGCGAACACGAACCTCGCCGCGATCATGGCCGGCGAGCTGATGGCCGACCGGCTCGGCCGCTCGTGA
- a CDS encoding GbsR/MarR family transcriptional regulator: MVASGTRSADAEVLIDDFASVLGRTMGWPPMAGRTAGVLMLAEGAMSAQQLQADVGASAGSMSEITRLLITNGVVQRVKAPGARHFVYEWRADAWVGCLEHQLRQTRDLRDLAHRTEANGAALPETQRRRLHDMAGYYDFMVARLTALLEEYRAGL, from the coding sequence ATGGTCGCCTCGGGCACCCGTTCGGCGGACGCGGAGGTCCTGATCGACGACTTCGCGTCGGTCCTCGGCCGGACCATGGGCTGGCCGCCGATGGCCGGACGCACGGCCGGGGTGCTGATGCTCGCCGAGGGGGCGATGTCCGCTCAGCAGCTGCAGGCCGACGTCGGTGCCAGTGCGGGGTCGATGTCGGAGATCACCCGCCTGCTGATCACCAACGGCGTCGTGCAGCGGGTCAAGGCGCCGGGTGCACGGCACTTCGTCTACGAGTGGCGTGCGGACGCCTGGGTCGGCTGCCTGGAACACCAGCTCCGGCAGACCCGGGACCTGCGCGACCTCGCCCACCGGACGGAGGCGAACGGGGCCGCCCTGCCGGAGACGCAGCGCCGCAGGCTGCACGACATGGCCGGGTACTACGACTTCATGGTCGCCCGCCTGACGGCGTTGCTCGAGGAGTACCGGGCCGGTCTCTAG